One window of Thermocoleostomius sinensis A174 genomic DNA carries:
- a CDS encoding DUF1636 domain-containing protein — MTQHTLFVCTLCRSSKDNSTANAGGQDLFDRLQQELKTQNLETADGNVMRLQPVRCMGSCSRSCMVAFAAANKLTFILSNLSPGRSVADLLQFSQQYLFHPTGHVPYKERPALIRNNLLVVLPPSPVEISALSQSN; from the coding sequence ATGACTCAACACACACTATTTGTTTGTACGCTTTGCCGTTCTTCTAAAGACAACTCAACGGCTAACGCTGGAGGACAGGACTTGTTCGATCGGCTTCAGCAAGAACTTAAAACACAAAACCTAGAAACCGCTGACGGTAACGTGATGCGTCTGCAACCTGTGCGATGCATGGGATCGTGTAGCCGCTCTTGCATGGTAGCGTTTGCCGCTGCTAATAAGCTGACCTTTATTTTAAGCAATCTTTCTCCGGGACGATCAGTTGCGGATTTATTGCAATTTAGTCAGCAATACCTGTTTCACCCTACCGGACATGTTCCTTACAAAGAGCGTCCTGCCTTAATTCGGAACAATCTACTCGTGGTTCTACCCCCTTCACCTGTTGAAATCAGCGCATTGAGTCAGTCCAATTAA
- a CDS encoding peptidylprolyl isomerase has product MSTTLQIDNRTITAEELVSLLTHYQIIPQVICESIIDRAIATIECTPEETAAACAEFSQQRQLASDTELQTWLWHYGLDQTQVERLATRRLRIDKFKQQMWGHRLESYFLKRKDQLDQIIYSVIQVENRDMASELFFRIHEGEQSFAEVARLYSQGPVGGVIGPIEFGKLPVGLREFLYTRPIGEVQPPVAFGESQIIVRVERVIPATLDETMRERLLQEQFAAWFDAQVEQLPDPDKIWMGASRN; this is encoded by the coding sequence ATGTCTACCACGCTTCAAATTGATAATCGCACCATCACTGCTGAAGAACTAGTCTCGCTACTGACTCATTATCAAATTATTCCTCAAGTTATTTGCGAGAGCATTATCGATCGCGCGATTGCCACCATTGAATGTACGCCTGAAGAAACAGCCGCTGCCTGTGCAGAGTTTTCCCAACAGCGGCAATTGGCATCAGATACGGAACTCCAAACTTGGTTATGGCATTATGGTCTAGACCAAACTCAAGTCGAGCGCCTTGCAACGCGCCGTTTAAGAATTGACAAATTTAAGCAACAAATGTGGGGACATCGATTAGAGTCGTATTTTCTTAAGCGTAAAGATCAACTCGATCAAATCATTTATTCTGTGATTCAAGTTGAAAACCGAGATATGGCCAGTGAGCTATTCTTTCGCATTCACGAAGGAGAACAGTCCTTTGCAGAGGTGGCCCGCTTGTATTCTCAGGGTCCAGTAGGTGGAGTGATTGGGCCGATCGAATTTGGGAAACTGCCAGTTGGGCTGCGCGAATTTCTCTACACTCGACCAATTGGAGAAGTGCAACCTCCTGTCGCCTTTGGCGAGTCACAAATAATTGTGAGAGTTGAACGAGTGATTCCAGCCACTCTAGACGAGACAATGCGAGAACGCTTATTGCAAGAACAGTTTGCAGCATGGTTTGATGCCCAAGTTGAGCAATTGCCCGACCCAGACAAGATCTGGATGGGAGCGTCGCGCAATTAG
- a CDS encoding iron-containing alcohol dehydrogenase: MSATVDLHTIHTYQFPTRIRFGSGARTELPHVLSSLGIQRPLVVTDRDVAQLPWFASIMELLADFNPAVFSQIWGNPVVSQVESGLAVWRRHAADGIVAIGGGAPVDVAKAIALMVNHPGHLFEYEDGNPNARPINQPIPPIVAIPTTAGTGSEVGRSAVISDDQTHEKKIVFDPKLLPCVVLADPDLTLGLPSKITAATGMDALTHLVEAYLAKGFHPICDGIALEGISLVAQHLVDCVQFAQRLAAGGTLSDREIDAHLLARSGMLNASMMGAIAFQKGLGVTHSCAHALSTVCDLHHGLANGVMLAAAMRFNLPTSPDRFLRMARLVNLQATDGQAFIDWIETLRDTVAIPATLTKLGIPKDTIDRLVEVALRDGCHLLNPRPVSRSDFYAIFQDAFGS; encoded by the coding sequence GTGTCAGCCACTGTTGATTTGCATACGATTCATACCTATCAGTTTCCAACACGCATTCGGTTTGGCTCGGGTGCCCGCACAGAATTACCGCATGTTTTGTCTAGCCTAGGCATCCAGCGTCCATTGGTGGTTACCGATCGCGATGTCGCGCAATTGCCTTGGTTCGCTTCAATTATGGAATTGCTGGCAGATTTCAACCCTGCGGTCTTCAGCCAAATTTGGGGCAATCCTGTTGTCTCACAAGTGGAGTCCGGGTTGGCAGTTTGGAGAAGGCACGCAGCAGACGGCATTGTTGCCATTGGGGGAGGTGCACCCGTGGATGTCGCCAAGGCGATCGCACTAATGGTGAATCATCCCGGCCATTTATTTGAGTATGAAGACGGCAACCCCAACGCGCGTCCGATCAATCAACCCATTCCACCGATTGTCGCTATTCCTACCACCGCTGGGACAGGCAGCGAAGTGGGGCGCAGTGCCGTAATTTCGGATGATCAGACCCACGAAAAGAAAATTGTGTTTGATCCCAAACTGTTGCCCTGTGTGGTGCTAGCTGATCCGGATCTAACATTGGGCTTGCCCAGCAAAATCACTGCTGCTACTGGAATGGATGCTCTGACACACTTGGTAGAAGCGTATTTGGCAAAAGGCTTTCATCCTATCTGTGACGGCATTGCCCTAGAAGGAATTTCCCTAGTTGCCCAGCATTTAGTTGATTGTGTGCAATTTGCCCAGCGATTAGCCGCCGGAGGAACACTGTCTGATCGCGAAATCGACGCACATCTGTTGGCACGCAGTGGTATGTTAAATGCCTCGATGATGGGGGCGATCGCGTTTCAAAAAGGATTAGGCGTGACGCATTCTTGCGCCCATGCTTTGTCCACGGTGTGCGATCTGCATCATGGATTGGCTAATGGGGTAATGTTGGCGGCGGCGATGCGATTTAATTTACCCACCAGCCCCGATCGGTTTTTGCGCATGGCGCGGCTGGTCAATCTACAAGCCACCGACGGACAGGCGTTCATTGATTGGATTGAAACCCTGCGCGACACCGTTGCGATTCCGGCAACCCTGACCAAACTAGGGATTCCTAAAGACACAATCGATCGCCTCGTAGAAGTGGCTCTACGCGATGGTTGTCATCTATTGAACCCGCGTCCGGTAAGCCGATCGGATTTTTATGCGATTTTTCAAGATGCGTTTGGTTCCTGA
- a CDS encoding aldehyde dehydrogenase family protein: MPDTLHLINPATETLIQAVPIDDGTTIAQKAQRAHMAQPSWANRPLSDRIEILQRFRDRLVQEGDRLAALLTSETGKPITQSFNELRATPSRIDFFLRHTALVMEPVIMHRDPATDVIPGTAALEEVVTYEPLGVIANISAWNYPYFVGTNVFIPALLTGNTVLYKPSEFATLTGLAIAELLYEVGVPNDVFIPVIGGGVAGAALLNQPLQGVFFTGSHATGLKIAAAAAQQLTRVQLELGGKDPAYVCEDVSVSTVAAALADGAFYNNGQSCCAVERIYVHQHIYDAFIEAFMEAVKGFQLGDPTDAATYLGPVSRKPQLAELQRQVDDAVQKGARLLCGGARVDRPGWYFAPTVLVNVNHEMAVMRDETFGPVIGIQKVASDNEAIALMNDTAYGLTAAVYTPDRPRAVNILSRVRSGTAYWNCCDRVSPYLPWTGRGQSGFGSTLSLDGIRSFVQPRAWHLRQSY; the protein is encoded by the coding sequence ATGCCTGACACCCTGCATCTGATCAACCCGGCGACTGAAACGCTGATTCAAGCGGTGCCGATCGACGATGGAACAACGATCGCCCAAAAAGCACAGCGGGCCCACATGGCTCAACCAAGCTGGGCAAATCGTCCTTTGTCCGATCGAATTGAAATACTGCAACGGTTTCGCGATCGGTTAGTGCAGGAAGGCGATCGATTGGCAGCATTGTTGACTTCTGAGACGGGCAAGCCGATTACTCAGTCATTCAATGAACTCCGAGCCACCCCCAGCCGCATTGACTTTTTTCTGAGGCACACGGCTCTGGTGATGGAACCTGTGATCATGCACCGCGATCCGGCGACGGATGTCATTCCTGGGACGGCTGCCCTTGAAGAAGTGGTGACGTATGAGCCATTGGGGGTAATTGCTAATATTTCTGCCTGGAACTATCCCTATTTTGTCGGCACGAATGTATTTATTCCAGCGTTGTTGACGGGGAACACGGTGCTGTACAAACCCTCGGAATTTGCCACCTTAACAGGATTGGCGATCGCCGAGTTACTGTATGAAGTCGGTGTTCCCAATGACGTATTTATTCCGGTAATTGGAGGCGGTGTAGCAGGTGCAGCGCTGTTGAACCAACCGTTGCAGGGCGTGTTCTTCACTGGATCACATGCCACTGGCTTGAAAATTGCGGCGGCAGCGGCTCAACAATTGACGCGGGTGCAGTTGGAATTGGGCGGTAAAGATCCGGCGTATGTCTGTGAAGATGTATCGGTATCAACCGTGGCAGCGGCGCTAGCTGATGGTGCATTCTATAACAATGGACAAAGCTGTTGTGCAGTTGAGCGAATCTATGTTCATCAACATATCTATGATGCGTTCATTGAAGCATTCATGGAGGCAGTGAAAGGCTTTCAATTGGGCGATCCAACTGATGCGGCAACCTATCTGGGCCCAGTCAGCCGCAAACCTCAACTAGCTGAACTTCAGCGACAGGTGGATGACGCGGTGCAAAAAGGGGCTAGGTTGCTCTGCGGTGGTGCACGTGTCGATCGCCCTGGTTGGTATTTTGCCCCCACAGTGTTGGTCAATGTGAATCACGAGATGGCAGTGATGCGCGATGAAACCTTTGGACCAGTGATTGGTATCCAGAAAGTGGCATCCGACAATGAAGCGATCGCGTTGATGAACGATACCGCCTATGGATTAACCGCCGCGGTTTACACACCCGATCGCCCGCGTGCAGTCAACATTCTCAGCCGTGTGCGCAGCGGTACGGCCTATTGGAACTGCTGCGATCGAGTCAGTCCCTACTTGCCGTGGACAGGTCGCGGTCAGTCTGGCTTTGGTTCTACCCTATCGCTGGACGGCATTCGATCGTTTGTGCAGCCACGAGCGTGGCATTTGCGGCAGAGTTATTAA
- a CDS encoding hybrid sensor histidine kinase/response regulator, which translates to MAINPDIRDQAYQFFIEEAPELLQVLESGLLTLSQDHSTAKIHSLMRAAHTLKGGSASVGLEAIALLAHRLETILRSFYSDEITIDTDLENQLLQAYDCIQLPLTEQISTGSFDPVHALAIADPIFTQIEARCGEALLETEAYMPSSSELGINMVASIFEVDVAQGLESLSHAIAKAEINQETDKVAESLQSQLDIFAGFAELFNLSDFAKMIQTVRQAWEAHSDRVLEIAKLALLDFERYRQSMISNQPNQPVQPCQALLDLIHSSDTSLTDLKPLEINNPLTETIETVDAKHNVSESIDDSMAVDLESIEINSGETNFDLILERINEISNQSINIDENQEQETTQNIDVSLLESLFGSQDTLEFIDNEDIPEFSEEFLEDPEELLEEIDYFDFIVESESLSNSLDDRSQNSPPLNSELEPEIVEAAIDNLAEDPVENAIAAASPLNSFNPFLTADLSTGSSLVPANPYRDDALSLPDAQTIVPMRSRAEAEAQTEPDAPIAPPLTVRVDSDRLERMNRLIGELSINHNSLFLQSDQLQGTLRELLNRFSRFQSLANQLRQFSDQSIVASERYRLRSDVPSAPTPLPPNMLGAPSSTDFSSTTVEFDSLEIDSYGLLHAQLQSIIEEVVQLEEAVDDVALYVRQSTQMLNQQRPTLTYLQDEITWARMVPIGEVLNRFPRMLRDLSATYGKPVELKLVGTEVLVDKAILEKLYNPLLHLIRNAFDHGIELPSVRQQQGKPEQGTIEIRTYHRGNQTIIEISDDGQGLNLDRIRGRIFELGWLTPDQLAVTPPAHLFDFIFEPGFSTARQVSKLSGRGVGLDVVRSQLKAVKGTVTVETTPGRGTTFTLRLPLMLTITKLVICAVSSATLALSVEHIAEILTPRPEQTRQYGNQRFLFWQQQIIPVYRLVDLLDYRCPLPETGSSKALVSVSSPRDWAAPMLVFHKDQQIFALEVDQVITEQELVIKPFSTTIAAPSYTYGCTILADGSLVPVIDAMALLATVLQPVTDSPSNSPASSSPRLAAALPTSAIPIKTAQSPTVLVVDDAATLRRSLAISLERVGFRVVQARDGQEAIDQLEQRSSIQLVICDLEMPNMNGFEFLNYRRQNPQIAKIPVAILTSRSNEKHRWLATHLGATAYFTKPYLEQEFLNAITDLIHASY; encoded by the coding sequence ATGGCTATTAACCCAGACATTCGTGATCAAGCCTACCAATTCTTCATTGAAGAAGCACCAGAGTTGTTACAAGTTCTTGAATCTGGATTGCTGACTCTCAGTCAAGATCACAGTACGGCAAAAATCCACAGTTTGATGCGAGCCGCACATACGCTGAAGGGCGGTTCCGCTAGTGTTGGCTTAGAGGCAATCGCGTTGTTAGCGCATCGGCTAGAAACCATCTTGCGATCGTTTTATAGCGATGAAATAACGATCGATACAGACTTAGAAAATCAACTATTGCAAGCCTACGATTGCATACAATTGCCCCTGACTGAACAAATTTCTACAGGTTCGTTTGATCCAGTTCATGCGTTGGCGATCGCTGATCCCATCTTCACGCAGATTGAAGCTCGCTGTGGTGAAGCGTTGCTGGAAACAGAGGCATATATGCCTAGTTCCAGCGAGTTGGGGATCAACATGGTGGCGTCTATTTTTGAAGTAGATGTGGCTCAGGGACTAGAGTCTTTATCCCATGCAATTGCGAAAGCAGAGATAAATCAAGAAACGGATAAAGTAGCTGAGTCCTTGCAGAGTCAACTCGATATCTTTGCTGGTTTTGCAGAGTTATTTAATTTATCCGATTTTGCGAAAATGATACAGACGGTGCGACAGGCTTGGGAAGCTCATTCCGATCGAGTTTTAGAGATTGCTAAATTGGCACTATTAGATTTTGAGCGATATCGCCAATCGATGATTTCTAATCAACCCAATCAACCAGTACAGCCATGTCAAGCCTTACTCGATTTGATTCACAGTTCAGACACGAGCTTAACTGATTTAAAGCCACTTGAGATTAACAACCCATTGACAGAGACAATCGAAACTGTTGACGCTAAGCACAATGTTTCAGAATCTATAGATGATTCAATGGCAGTAGATTTAGAATCTATAGAAATAAATTCTGGTGAAACTAATTTTGACTTAATTCTAGAAAGAATTAACGAAATCTCAAACCAATCAATTAATATTGATGAAAATCAGGAACAAGAAACAACACAAAACATTGATGTTTCTCTATTAGAAAGCTTATTTGGCTCTCAAGACACACTTGAATTTATTGATAACGAAGATATACCGGAGTTCTCAGAAGAATTCTTGGAAGATCCAGAGGAACTGTTAGAAGAAATAGATTACTTTGACTTTATTGTTGAATCAGAATCATTATCAAACTCGCTAGACGATCGATCGCAGAACTCACCTCCACTCAATTCTGAACTGGAACCTGAGATAGTTGAAGCAGCTATTGATAACTTAGCCGAAGACCCAGTTGAGAATGCGATCGCAGCAGCAAGTCCCCTCAATTCCTTCAATCCCTTCTTAACCGCTGATTTATCGACCGGAAGCAGTTTAGTGCCAGCGAATCCTTACCGGGATGATGCGCTGTCATTGCCGGATGCGCAGACGATTGTGCCAATGCGCAGTCGTGCTGAGGCCGAAGCTCAGACAGAACCAGACGCGCCGATCGCGCCACCGCTCACCGTTCGAGTAGATTCCGATCGCTTAGAGCGCATGAATCGCTTGATTGGTGAATTGTCGATCAACCACAACAGTCTGTTTTTGCAAAGCGATCAATTGCAGGGCACATTACGAGAACTCTTAAACCGCTTCTCTCGATTTCAATCGCTGGCCAACCAATTGCGCCAGTTTTCCGATCAATCCATCGTTGCATCAGAACGGTATCGGCTGCGATCGGATGTCCCTAGCGCCCCCACACCGTTACCACCTAATATGTTAGGTGCGCCGTCTTCCACAGATTTTTCGAGTACCACGGTGGAATTCGATTCTTTGGAAATTGATTCCTATGGCTTGCTTCATGCTCAATTGCAAAGCATCATCGAAGAAGTGGTGCAGTTGGAAGAAGCTGTGGATGATGTGGCGTTGTATGTGCGGCAATCTACGCAAATGCTGAACCAGCAGCGTCCTACCCTTACCTATTTGCAAGATGAAATTACTTGGGCCCGCATGGTGCCGATCGGTGAGGTGTTGAATCGGTTTCCGCGAATGCTGCGTGACTTGTCTGCTACCTACGGCAAACCTGTGGAATTAAAACTGGTGGGAACCGAGGTGTTAGTAGACAAAGCAATTCTGGAAAAACTTTATAATCCGCTACTGCACCTAATTCGTAACGCCTTTGATCACGGAATTGAACTGCCATCGGTGCGCCAGCAGCAAGGCAAACCAGAACAAGGTACGATTGAAATTCGCACATATCATCGAGGAAATCAAACCATTATTGAAATTAGTGATGATGGTCAAGGACTGAATCTTGATCGCATTCGGGGGCGAATTTTTGAATTGGGTTGGCTAACACCAGATCAACTGGCCGTTACTCCGCCTGCTCACTTGTTTGACTTCATTTTTGAACCAGGTTTTTCAACGGCTCGACAAGTCAGCAAGTTGTCTGGGCGCGGTGTTGGTTTAGATGTAGTGCGATCGCAACTAAAAGCGGTAAAAGGAACCGTGACCGTGGAAACAACTCCCGGTCGAGGCACTACCTTCACGCTGCGGTTGCCGCTGATGTTAACCATCACAAAACTGGTGATCTGTGCGGTTAGTTCTGCAACATTGGCGCTGTCTGTGGAACACATTGCAGAAATCTTGACTCCACGCCCTGAACAAACGCGACAATATGGCAATCAGCGGTTCTTGTTCTGGCAGCAGCAGATTATTCCAGTTTATCGCTTAGTTGATCTGCTCGACTATCGCTGTCCACTGCCAGAAACGGGTTCCAGCAAGGCGCTTGTCTCGGTTTCTTCCCCCCGCGACTGGGCAGCCCCCATGCTCGTGTTTCACAAAGATCAGCAGATCTTTGCTCTAGAAGTCGATCAGGTCATTACCGAGCAAGAACTGGTGATCAAACCCTTTAGCACCACGATCGCCGCTCCCAGTTACACCTACGGCTGTACGATTTTAGCGGACGGCAGTTTAGTCCCTGTAATTGATGCGATGGCGCTGCTTGCTACCGTGTTGCAGCCAGTCACCGACTCCCCCTCCAACTCTCCCGCATCTTCCTCACCCCGGTTAGCGGCGGCCTTGCCTACATCCGCCATTCCCATTAAAACTGCACAATCTCCCACGGTGTTGGTAGTGGATGACGCAGCCACCCTGCGCCGCTCGCTGGCCATTTCGTTGGAGCGCGTCGGATTTCGCGTTGTGCAAGCCCGAGATGGACAAGAAGCGATCGATCAGCTTGAGCAGCGTTCCTCGATTCAACTGGTGATTTGCGACCTGGAAATGCCCAACATGAATGGCTTTGAGTTTCTTAACTATCGTCGCCAAAATCCACAGATAGCCAAAATTCCAGTTGCAATTTTAACGTCGCGCAGCAACGAAAAACATCGTTGGTTGGCTACGCACTTGGGAGCCACCGCTTACTTTACCAAACCGTATTTAGAACAGGAATTCTTGAATGCCATCACCGATCTAATTCATGCCTCCTATTAA
- a CDS encoding chlorophyll a/b-binding protein — METQEPKFGFTRFAETWNGRLAMLGFAIGLATEFITGQGILSQLGLM; from the coding sequence ATGGAAACGCAAGAGCCAAAGTTCGGTTTTACACGGTTTGCTGAAACTTGGAATGGCCGCTTAGCTATGCTGGGTTTTGCAATCGGTTTAGCGACTGAATTCATCACCGGTCAAGGAATTCTTTCCCAGCTTGGCTTAATGTAA